Below is a genomic region from Rosa chinensis cultivar Old Blush chromosome 5, RchiOBHm-V2, whole genome shotgun sequence.
ATAAAACGTACCATTTGGGGGTTTAGGAAAATTCGATCGAGGATTACGAAAAGCCGATAAGAATACTCTACTATCATGTGCAGTGCCTTCCCACCCTGCACATGCAAATGTGAATTGCATGTTGAAGTCGCATATAGCCAAAATATTTTGGGTCGGTGTTCCTTTTCGGCCAATGTATGGCACTTGATCACATGGAGAAATCGAAGCTTGAACATGAACACCATCAATAGCACCAATACAATCCTACAAATTATTTTTAAGTTTGTATTAAAAAAAGGCTAGTAATTGAGTTTATATAAATAGAGcaaaaaatcaaaacattatACATACCTTAAAATGAGGCATGTATCTTGAGTCATTTAGAATTTCATTTGAGATGCTCGTAAATTCAGGATCCTCTGGCTTTATGAGTACTTTCGCCATATTATAGAAAATGTTGAGCATTATATCAAAATATCTACTAATTAACCGTCTCACCGGAACGTTGAAAACGTTCTTGTGTATTCCTATTAGTTTGACCTTGTCCCAAAATATAGAGAAACATAGCTAACATTTCAGCGGGACTTATGTTTTTTGAACCCTTCAACACCTTTTCAACATCATTCAATAGCATTAAGAAGCAGTACTTATCCATCCTAAATTGGTTATAACACCTACTTTCATTGCCTTCTAACACTTCCATTAACCAAATATAACCTGTTTGAGAGCTTGTCATGCATGGCGTTTTCATAATGTACTTTTCGAGATAAACTTGGATGAGACGACCACATACACATATAATTTGGTCTATCTCCTCCTCATCTCCGGAAGTGTCCATACTTTACGGAACAAACCTGCAATGACATTAACAAGGACAAACAAGCACGACTAATTAAATTTGTTAACTGATTAAGTAGAATAGCAAGCAAACATATTAAgggaaacttcattaataaaaagaataaacatCTTATCCAAGTAGCAGTAAGAAAGAAATATCATTCTTGATAAAGTACTAGTAACATAAGAAACAACAagcaaacataaaaaaaaaaaagatgacaaaggaaaaaaaaaaggaagaagaagcaaaCTGGTCCAAAGTACCATCACCCCTACTAAAGAACAGCCTATTATCTCTTTTTTTACAAAGTGGAATCAACCTTTTTCTGATTAAGAATCAGAAACTGCAGCTTAAGATCAGGATCTGTCATAACTGAAAACATCTCTCGCTTCTCTTGAGAGCAAAACAACTCCGTTGCAAACCACCACAGCTTGGTACCAGTTTCTGCTCCTGGTAAACTTGCAACAACTTGCATCACCTCCTGAATACTAGTTCCTTGTGAACTTGTATGAACTGATGTCGCTGTACTCCTACTCTCAACTACCTCAACAAGACTAtcaatttgtttatacaatttcACTGCACCTCCCACCTTTCCTTTCTTCCCCTTTGGCCCTCTCACAACTCCTTTGTCCTTATTACCTTTTGCTGGTCTGTCctcatttgttctctttttccccctttcttcattaccTAGCTCAGGATCCTCCTCATCATCGACAGAAATAACATTTAACTCAGAATCCTCCACAACCTCTTCAACATCTATACTAGCTGAAGGAATCATGACACAATGGCCTAGAGCTGAGGTACCCTTGAACATATTATCATAAATGTCCATCATGTCAGGACTAATTCCCACATCGCGAAATTTGCGATACTCTGGATTTTCCTGCATAAAATAAGATTTTTACATGTAAGAATATTGATTTCACAGTAATAAAATAGAATTCTTACTTTTAAAAACTGAATtcatactttaaaaaaaaattaacagcaAAAGAAACAAGCAAACAATTGAAGAAAACCCAATTGAAGCAAACAAGCAGGATCCCATCCAATACCAGTTTCCTTATGCATTAGAGAACACCACAATTTCCAATCATTTTTAAGCGAATCCCACTTGTTTTTCAATTGGCTTTTATCATAGTCCCTTCCGGTTAACTTTTTAAAGGCTTCAACAACATTAGACCATCCCTTTTTATCAAAATGAGTACCTGGTCTGTTTCCCTTTGCCACTTCCTTAACAGCTATATCACAAAATGTTGCTACTATTTCATCAGGCCATGTGGCCTTTATTTTTCCACTTCCCTCAGTTTCAGTAACGGTAGATTTCTTCTTTCCCATCTGTTTTGTGTgatgggaaagaaaaaaaaaacaaaacaactcaGACCAAATATAGTTCATGGTAATGCTAATAAAACAATTAAATCTGTCAGCCACTTCACCAAACAGACTACAATGGAAGATCAGAGGAGAATCCAATAGACTTTTCCAGGCCCTAAGGTATTATGTACGTAATGTAATCACATGTAAACAATGCAAAAGATTtgtaataaaacaaaaaaacaaaaaaaagatgcATAAATATTACACACTTGAACATAATTCTAGTACAAAGTTAAGAATTATCACTCAGATGAAGAGTTGTATATATGCAATTCGCCATCCATTTGCCACAGGAAGTCAAATTCTAAAGCATACCTTCAGAATTTAAATTATAATGTCAAAGAAAGGTACTGGAAAATGTAGtcgagaaaaacaaaatgaccTAAAAGTTATCATGTTACCATAAACTAGCTTGAGAACAGGAAAAGAGTGATGAACTAaaaccaaaatttgacaaacaTTGGTTAGTAAATAAGTTATCGTTTGTACCTGTTGGAAATCAAAAGCTAGGATTAACAGATGTTTGAATTCCCACAGGTCTTGCTGAGCACATGACCCAAGTGACCTGGTCATAGTACACGACCACAAAACACAATTCAGTTGAAATACTTCAGAACCACAATAAAGAGTAATTCCAACAAAAACAGGTTACAGAAATAAGTACCTATTGCTCAAATCGATTTAACTGTATAACTAGTGGTGATAATTCAAAAGATGGAAACCATACTGGGTCACATGCCTAATTTAggataataataaaaaagaccCCGAAACTCAACAATGCAACCTCAAACTTAAATCCAGCAGAGTATTAAGGATAATATCATGCATTGATCTGCAGAAAAATCAAACCACAAGCCCCAAACCAAACATTTGCCTAAAGATTTACTATTTCATTTGAAGTCCATAACATTTAGTAGCAGTCCTGCTGGTTTCTAGCAGCATCGCAAGTTCACCGGTTTaaggtttttggtttctttccagagagaaaaagggaaaaagaaaattagggCTCTTCAGTTtcttggttttgggttttggtgtttgatgGTTTCTGATATAAGGACGATGATAACAAGGAATTCAGAGTAGAAAACAGGGTTCAGGGGACAGAGGGTAACATTTTTCCTATCCAGAAACAAGTCTCAAACAGTCAACAACATTCTGAAAAAAGATTCATTATACAGCTACAGGCTTTATAAAATTCCCTGTGCAAATTTCTCACTAATTTTAGCAAACCAACAGAGAAAAGTTAACTAAATATTAATTGATcggattaatttttatttatcaaACTGTTATTCGGAATGGTCTTTGAAATACTCTATTGCTTTGCTTTTAAGGTTTACACAAATTGTGGCATATATATGTACTCGTGCCATGCATTCATGTGTTGTGTCTTTGTCGAGCTCATATCGTGAGAAAGATCATTGATTGTGAGAACAATAGTCAAGCTCAAATGGCCTACAAAATGAAAGTAATCAAAAGACTAATAAATTAATATTCTTTCTCTATTTGTAATCGTTTCTTTCATCTGGTATTCTAGTAGTGGTTCAcatgaaacaaacacatatatacatatagggTGCGTTTGGTGTTAGATTAAGAGGGGTTAATCAATCATATCAGCTGGGACATGTTGAGTGATTTATTAGTGCTTCCACTACGGCGACTCTTGTTTTCCGAAGATGAAGTATTCTGTATTCTCGGGGTGTGTAAACCAAGACCAAGACTGAGGCCAAGTTCGATTGATATAAATGTCTAGTCTTCTAATGGTAATGGTATGTCTTGATTTCCAGGAAAGAggtaaaaggaaaacaaaaaatcttCGTTGAACGTACAAAGACGCGTGATAATAAACTATAAAGAtctaagaacaaaaatctcaaatctaacCAAATAGATCTAAGAACAACCAAACAGATCAAGCAACCAAGCATACGCCCTAAATCAAGCATACGCTCAAAACCTAAGAGCATCTtcagcagactctctattttgactccttagctattttggagagcatgtttagttttttatatattttaacagctgcaccagactcctaagtggctctccattataacttttagctatttcgctcctaaatatagagagcgagatgaggctctctataatttataacattccttttgagttattttatgtaatttttaaatacatttaaactatttaaccttcctttaaaaaataatatgaattcaaaactagttataatagagagcattgatgcagacgtatttctaaagtggctagccaaaatgactttttagttactatggctaaaatttgactaaaaaatggctagcattgataaagatgctctaagaacAACCAAACATACCCCCAAAATCAACCAAACAGAtctaagaacaaaaatctcaaatctaaaACCAGATAAAGATAATTCTGTAAAAGAGTTGGTATGAGGTTTTACCTTTTAGAATTGGAGAACGATGCTGCACTACCAAGTTTTTGAAGAAGACCAAAAGAATGCTTCAATACTTGACCGTAGAGAGGGAAGGATGGGAAGACAATCAGAAATAGCTCCTCTCGTATTTCTGATGATGCTTCTCAAAGACGAAGGGAGGAGAAGTAGAGGGCTTCTCTCCCAATTTGTGCCGATGAGGATTAGGGTTAGGGATTTGACGGCAAAGAAAGGAGCAGCAGAGGAGAACGATAGAGAGGGAGCAATCGCATCTGCAATGAACGGAAGAGATAAGGCTGCTGGGTTCAGTGTGATTTTTAGGAAAGaatgagggcaaaatagacagttcaaaattttcatttaaaccCTCCGTGTTTTTTCGGAGAGCTTCCGCAGAATCAATTTTGCAAAGCAGCAATTTGCTGCTTCTCCTAAACTAGCTTTTCAGAGAATTGATTCCCTCAAAATCAGCTTTAGCACATACATGGTGTTTGATAAATTTAGGCCCAAAATCACTTTTAGGCTCAAAAGCAGGTTgggaatcaatcccaaactgggcctatGAGAGATAGGCACTGCAcgtgaaggaagagaagaataTGGGACATAAAAAATAGTAAAAGGTAAACTAAAAATCATAGACCATTAGATTAATTAGAGCCACGTGTCCAAATCTTGTGAAAAGCTGAGGCAGGTTAGGAGGGGGAAGGTGCTCAGGAGCCTAATTACTTTGGAGTCAAAGGTTTGAATACATTTAGCCCTTTTATCGTCGGTAATAGTTTTCAGTCTTTTGTCATGACGTCAGTACTCAGTAATAGTTTACGAAGCTTTCATCGATAATAGTTTTCGAAAGACACCTTCACCTTCTGCCAACACATGTCCGTCGGGCAAAGGATTTCTTAAATAAAACTTCGAAGACTCGTTGGTATCCTTATAAGGCCTTGCAATGGGCTTCTTGATGGCTCGAACTCTGCTTGATGGGCATTGAGTGATCCAAATGACAAACCCAAAACCCTGTCTTGCTACCTTCGTCGTCACCTGAGTTTTTTGATTTATTCTTGATTTCAGGACTGTCAGGAATGATAACAGGAAAGAATGCTATCTATACAGAGTAACTGGATCACCCCCACCATCACATAATGCCTTTAAGAGACAAAGATATATAGATATCAGATTGGACTTTGGGGTTGATATTTTGTGGGCAAGCCACTAACTGAACTCATTCCATTTGGCACCATTCTCTGAGTGGACCAATTTTAATCACCTTCCACCGCCACAACCTCTCTCATTCTCTTCCACTGTATCAACTT
It encodes:
- the LOC112201550 gene encoding L10-interacting MYB domain-containing protein-like, producing the protein MGKKKSTVTETEGSGKIKATWPDEIVATFCDIAVKEVAKGNRPGTHFDKKGWSNVVEAFKKLTGRDYDKSQLKNKWDSLKNDWKLWCSLMHKETGIGWDPENPEYRKFRDVGISPDMMDIYDNMFKGTSALGHCVMIPSASIDVEEVVEDSELNVISVDDEEDPELGNEERGKKRTNEDRPAKGNKDKGVVRGPKGKKGKVGGAVKLYKQIDSLVEVVESRSTATSVHTSSQGTSIQEVMQVVASLPGAETGTKLWWFATELFCSQEKREMFSVMTDPDLKLQFLILNQKKVDSTL